GAAGAATCTAGAAACGCTGAATGTTACTCTTATGAATACACTAATCAAAGGAGAGCGAAACCACGGATAGCTGTCGTTGAAAATAAAACCAACAGCACTTTATCTCACAGCTTAAATATAACTGTGCCTTCTTTTTTTGTTCACAATTGTAGCACTTCAGATAACAATCATTTGAATAAGTTGCGGGGTAAAGAAAATCCGATAAAAACCCTTGAAGCTAGTTATCACGCCAGACTAATCCACAGGATGAAGAAAGTAGTACTCGATCATTTGGATGACAATTCATTCACGATCGATGATCTCGCCTGTTCTCAAAACATGAGTGTCAGTTCACTGAAGCGAACATTTAAAAAAATCATGGGAATGAGTCCGGGCAAATTCATCCGAGAAATAAGGCTTCAAACTGCAAGAACGCTTTTGCTAACTAAGCAATACACAACTATTAAAGAAGTAGTCTATGCTGTGGGTTTTGATAATGCTTCTCATTTTTCTAAGCTTTATCATGAACGATTCGGCCAGTTGCCTTCTTCACATTTATAATTTTTAATGACTCTCTGAATAGAGAATTGCAATTATCACTTTGAACTTTCTACCGTATCATCTGACCTTTTTCGAGTATCGAGAAGTCGAGGTACCAGGTAGTTTTGTTCATCTATCAAAAACTAATCAATCTGTACAATCATGAAAACGAATTCTAATAAATCTCTGGGACTTACTACTCTTATTCTACTTCTTTCATTTCAAACAGCTTTCAGCCAGTTTGGATCTGAAGTTGATCCTGAATATCACGATTTTCTGGAAGTAGGAGCCCAGAAGGTCAAAATATTTAAACAAATAAATGGAACCGAAGGCGAGTATATGCTTAATACCGGAAGCCTGCTAGGGGTTCCTCAACCTAATGGTATTGGTTTTTATGTCAACGATAAGCAAGGTCTTGTTCTTCAAGACAATGATTTTAAAGTTCTTTTTGATATGACAGTTGAGTCTAATTTAACAGTCAATGGATATATCAATAATTTTTCGATGGTTTCAAACGGAGAAATCACTAATCTGAATACTCTGCAAGGTACCAATGACTTAAATTTTAAAGGTGCGCCTGGTGATGGAAGTGATATGATAATAACTGAATCTGGTTCAATTGTCATGGGGGCCAGCAATGATTACCCGAGCAAGTTGGTAGTGGTTGGCCCGGATAATAATGGGACTGAAGCTATACTAAATCTCCGCAATGATGGGCATAGTATGCTGCTCGATGGGAACGAAATAGATGCAACAGCAGGCACTCTTTTTTTACAAAACAATTCAGCGCATAACATTGAAGCACTTAATCAAGGTGGAAATTTAGGTCTCAATATCACCGCTCCGCAAGAAAGACTACATCTTTACGGGAACCTTAGAATAGATGACGGGGCTATTATGTCTCATGGACCACTTGAATTTAAACCTGATGTAGATGCATCTGACGATGACGAAATAGTGTTTTACAACAACATTGAAGAAGAAACCATGCGCATCCACACGGATGGCAATGTGGGCATTGGTGTAGCAGCTCCTACCCAAAAGTTAGAAGTAGATGGGACAATTAAAGCCACCTCTTTTGTAACCTCCACAGCCAGTTTTCCTGATTATGTGTTTAGCAGTAGCTATAAGAAATTATCTCTCAACAATCTCGATCAATACATTCAAGTCAACAAGCATCTGCCCAATATGCCGGCAGAGGCTGAAGTAGTAGCCAATGGATTGGACGTGGCTGATGTGGTCATCAAATCAGTAGAAAATATCGAAACCATCTACCTGCACCTGATCGAAATGAATCAGAAACTAGATCAGCTTCAGCAGGAAAATGCTGCACTCAAGGCACAGTTGAATAAATAATTAGTAGTCCTATAAACCTTACTACCATGAAAATTATTTATAGCACAGGTGTGCTCTTGATTTGGGTCTTTTCTTTGATACTACCCAATAGAGCAGATGCACAAGACATTTCGACAGTTCTGTTTAGGGATTTGACGATGGACCAGCAGATCAAAGGTATCTTCTCATTGGAATTAGCATCTGGTGATTATCTAAAAGAAATGCCGGATGGTACACTATCTACTGAAGCATTCGATGAAGCTGATGAGCATTTCTATTTTTGGATCATTGAAAATATAACGACCAGAACCTTTCAATTGCATAGTGCAGCCACAGCTAGTTCTGTTTTTAGCCTAACGTCGGATGGTACTGCGTCATTAACTACAGACTTTGGATTGGAATCTGCACAGCTCATGCTCAGAATGGACCCTGCTGGACCATTGCGCACTTTGCCGCTAGATGACTCATCGCCTGAAGCCATAGGATCTATAATTACAGGTGCTATCAGCAGCTATGCAGGAGTTGCAGATTGCGAATGTTATGGATTGTCTTTTGCAGGTTCGCATAGGATCAACTTTCATGAGGCTACTTTTGCCAATGGTACTTATGTAGGATTTCCATTTGAAAAGTCTTATGAAAAATCAAGTGATGGTATAATTACTCCAGGTACTGAGTCAACCAATATTGCAGTGAGTGGCGAAGGAGAGCAACTCAACTTCATCTCATCACAATTTTATGTAGGAGGTTTTGGCGAAAATGATTTCCAACTGACTGTAGCACCCGGTAGTTCGGGTACTGTTGGGTTTGTCAACTATATGAACCAAGTTTTCACACCGGAAGTCTACGAATATGCCAGACCAGAGGTAGGTATACGGTTTGAAGATGGAAAGATCGTGTTATTCGTATTTTCAGGCGATCAAGAGTTGCCAGATTCTGCCCCTATAGACCAAGAAGTGGATACGGATTTCGAAGCAAACATTCCGATTCAGTTTGGGTTTAGAGATCAAAATACATTTTTTGCAAGACAAGGCGATAGGATATCTTCTTTAACCACAGCAGTACCTGCTGAACAATATTTGAACCAATCGATCACTCAACGTGCACGTGTTTTGGTCAGTTTGAGCCAAGGGAGTATAGACATGGCGTACACATTAGACAATGGCCTGATTAATTCGAGTAACGATCATGGTAGCATCAATGGGAAGTATTTTTCTTCCACCAATCCTTATTTGCCTTACAACAGTGGAGAACAGTTGGTCAACAGTTTTGACTGGCAAGAATCCAGATGGAAGGTCAGACATGCAGGAAATCAAGAAGGTGAAGAGGTATTTAGCCCTTATTACACCTATAGGTCGGACATGTCAAGTATCAACGCCAAATTTGGTGATAACAACGAATATCAAGGAGGTGAAGACTACTCTTCGCTCGATGGATGGGAATTATTGAAAGCTAATTTGGGATACAATGCAGACGGCACACCAAGAAATATCACACCAGATCACCCCTATGTGATCATGTATGACAGAGTCAGTGCGGTGATGAGAGTTTTTGTTTTTGCAAAAAATGAGGGTGAGTCAAATCAGCTGCAAGTAGAATTAGGAGTAGCTGGTAAGTATCCCAATAACCCACAACCAGACGACTATCACCCACTGCTTTGGGGTAGTTTGCAGCAATTCAAATCTTTCGATGAAATCCAGTATGGAGCCTATACCAAAACGACCAAACTCTACGGTACAGATGAAAGAAGGTGGTACTTCTATGATTTTATCATGGAGTATGACCCTTGCACCAGCTTCTTTGAATCTAGCATTATCATCAACATCAATAGAATCAGTAAAGGAGAGCTGTCTTTAGTTGGACGTTTACAAGGAGGAGAAATTCCTGCAGGGACACCAGAGTACAATGATTGGGTCGATCAAGATGAAAATTTCCTATTGGGTGTCATGGGTACTTCATACGATGAGGCTAGCAATTCCTTAGGTGATATTACCATGAATCGATTAAACCAATTTAACCTGATGGATTTCTCAACAACACTTGATGGTCATGTCGTAGGTCGAGATATTACAGAAGCAGAAAAACAACAAGCCAAATTGGAAGCGGAGTCGTACGCCTTACAAGCAGATATGGATGATGCTGAAAAAGAAGCCGCTGCTAAGAAAACTATAGCAAAAGGATCTACAGCTATAGGAGCTGGGATCGCCGGAGGAATTGCCAGCGTATTTTTAGGCCCACAAGGAGGAATGGCAGTTGCACGGACGGTTAATACAATAGGAAATGGCATCTATGATTTAGTAGAGGGCATAGACGCACTAGGCAATGATGATATATTGCCTTCTCGTAAAATGGCCCAAGCAAAAAAGATCTATTACAACAGCATCAAAGACAAGGTCAA
The sequence above is drawn from the Reichenbachiella sp. genome and encodes:
- a CDS encoding helix-turn-helix domain-containing protein — translated: MEESRNAECYSYEYTNQRRAKPRIAVVENKTNSTLSHSLNITVPSFFVHNCSTSDNNHLNKLRGKENPIKTLEASYHARLIHRMKKVVLDHLDDNSFTIDDLACSQNMSVSSLKRTFKKIMGMSPGKFIREIRLQTARTLLLTKQYTTIKEVVYAVGFDNASHFSKLYHERFGQLPSSHL
- a CDS encoding putative Ig domain-containing protein, which produces MKIIYSTGVLLIWVFSLILPNRADAQDISTVLFRDLTMDQQIKGIFSLELASGDYLKEMPDGTLSTEAFDEADEHFYFWIIENITTRTFQLHSAATASSVFSLTSDGTASLTTDFGLESAQLMLRMDPAGPLRTLPLDDSSPEAIGSIITGAISSYAGVADCECYGLSFAGSHRINFHEATFANGTYVGFPFEKSYEKSSDGIITPGTESTNIAVSGEGEQLNFISSQFYVGGFGENDFQLTVAPGSSGTVGFVNYMNQVFTPEVYEYARPEVGIRFEDGKIVLFVFSGDQELPDSAPIDQEVDTDFEANIPIQFGFRDQNTFFARQGDRISSLTTAVPAEQYLNQSITQRARVLVSLSQGSIDMAYTLDNGLINSSNDHGSINGKYFSSTNPYLPYNSGEQLVNSFDWQESRWKVRHAGNQEGEEVFSPYYTYRSDMSSINAKFGDNNEYQGGEDYSSLDGWELLKANLGYNADGTPRNITPDHPYVIMYDRVSAVMRVFVFAKNEGESNQLQVELGVAGKYPNNPQPDDYHPLLWGSLQQFKSFDEIQYGAYTKTTKLYGTDERRWYFYDFIMEYDPCTSFFESSIIININRISKGELSLVGRLQGGEIPAGTPEYNDWVDQDENFLLGVMGTSYDEASNSLGDITMNRLNQFNLMDFSTTLDGHVVGRDITEAEKQQAKLEAESYALQADMDDAEKEAAAKKTIAKGSTAIGAGIAGGIASVFLGPQGGMAVARTVNTIGNGIYDLVEGIDALGNDDILPSRKMAQAKKIYYNSIKDKVKEDDQALSISAPEPRPSVVFGDLALTGEMTTRVNMATEYLATPGGLNADQASEWYLNNRGAAPLYNSPLGKFTMLNQPQFAVAVTRNGDKYYAYLKIKEKPYFAFNDRIGGKITDAIKISINVETADGISPARNAVSSGYTIQFDADQGALPGGIDITNLLDQSMLKTNFDAVAENADFAQELSNWVNVSYEVWSMTFTTLKSRNQQRVIASSSQYFDGSTVFAYQELEGNYTDFALTAESREFANATAAFDAYDFGDHDSFGQNYSISNLQTDFKTVMLDYCTALSGVEPDLNVMPKLGFIGDRSIDELSPLNFTTDVRNDNELDESQIPVFSLDQTSIDKGMTIDGSTGEFSWTPAESHDGIHQVTISVADQEGRNDQEKINITVKEVNEAPILNEVGDQVIDEQSQLTFAVEASDPDNTNQTLTFTLDDTSIASGMSVDPSSGTFDWTPTALQVGQHEVTISVSDGLLEDSEIIAVTVNKTTDSSEEEEGDDENEEDDETILNIEDLDLATVIYPNPATGVINIEIENEYRGALEVQVLNISGRLMKYEEVFKNNRIFHLAIDLEELNPSIYFINLKTEHNNIVKKVILQ